The following are encoded together in the Aerococcus mictus genome:
- a CDS encoding alpha/beta hydrolase fold domain-containing protein, whose translation MSRKKRLLAYAATVVASLAGYAYHALYQEDRSVKSRLLEDFYWLKDRLKNADEADYRQFLEDQLKTARQGDLSYPKKHGMNISLSSYQNGKAYVLSPENYRPDKLVVYFHGGHRIEAISPKEWRFLENFAEDNQLRLLIPYIEPLSYAYFDEEVDRLEGLLDEISLDYTDEDLYLMASDTGALFALPIARDSSSNLILEGLILLSPWVTTKHSITSSQDEEQKDYLMTFSDYQAIASLWQASEGRIIALDANQAGALPKVHLFMGKKDVQYLEVLAFYRKLKARGLAVDFYAFDYLPHNFHFLAIPEQDEVIDLIAKVVLP comes from the coding sequence ATGTCAAGAAAGAAACGTTTATTAGCTTATGCAGCAACGGTGGTTGCCAGTTTAGCGGGCTATGCTTATCATGCCCTTTACCAAGAAGATCGGAGCGTAAAGAGTCGGCTCTTAGAGGACTTCTACTGGCTGAAAGACCGGCTAAAAAATGCCGATGAGGCTGATTACCGCCAATTCCTAGAAGACCAGTTGAAGACTGCTCGGCAGGGAGATTTAAGCTATCCCAAGAAACATGGCATGAACATCTCACTCTCAAGCTATCAAAATGGCAAAGCCTATGTGCTCAGCCCAGAAAACTACCGGCCAGATAAGCTAGTGGTTTATTTCCATGGGGGCCATCGGATTGAAGCAATTTCGCCTAAGGAGTGGCGGTTTTTGGAAAATTTTGCTGAAGATAATCAGCTGCGCCTATTAATCCCCTATATTGAACCCCTTTCCTACGCTTATTTTGATGAAGAAGTCGACCGTTTAGAGGGCTTACTGGATGAAATTAGTCTGGACTATACCGATGAAGACCTCTATTTAATGGCTTCAGATACTGGGGCGTTATTTGCCTTACCTATCGCAAGAGATAGCAGTAGTAACCTCATCCTTGAAGGCTTGATTTTACTTTCACCTTGGGTAACGACGAAACATAGCATCACTAGCAGTCAAGACGAGGAACAAAAAGATTACCTGATGACCTTTTCTGATTACCAAGCCATTGCTAGTTTATGGCAAGCGAGTGAGGGTAGGATTATTGCCCTAGATGCCAACCAAGCAGGGGCCTTACCAAAGGTCCACCTCTTTATGGGTAAGAAAGATGTCCAATATTTAGAAGTCTTGGCTTTTTACCGGAAATTAAAGGCAAGGGGATTGGCGGTTGATTTTTATGCTTTTGATTATTTGCCCCACAACTTCCATTTCTTGGCTATTCCTGAGCAGGATGAAGTCATTGATTTAATTGCCAAAGTCGTCTTGCCTTAA
- a CDS encoding MBL fold metallo-hydrolase produces MDVLDKDAEQKDFTMRICMLASGSTGNVTYIETPQRNILVDAGLSGKRIEELLQKIGRDAKDLDAIFISHEHSDHSKGAGIMARRYQLPIYANADTWSYLEQKCGKLDADQKIIMEPGERISFGDVDILSFPVSHDSINAQFYAFQKDGKQFAMMTDLGYVSDRLAGLVYNSDALMIESNYDNDMLRMGKYPWRLKQRIFSDRGHLSNVETAEALTKMIGERTKRVYLGHISRENNLNALALETNTAILKENGLGVGYDFDLYETHHYQPTDLFTL; encoded by the coding sequence TTGGATGTTTTGGACAAAGACGCAGAGCAAAAAGATTTTACCATGCGCATTTGTATGTTAGCCAGTGGGTCAACAGGAAATGTGACTTATATTGAAACCCCACAGCGGAATATCTTAGTTGATGCGGGCTTAAGTGGTAAGCGTATTGAGGAATTGCTGCAGAAAATTGGCCGGGATGCCAAGGACCTTGATGCCATCTTTATCTCTCACGAACATTCTGACCATTCCAAGGGAGCCGGTATTATGGCCCGACGCTACCAACTTCCTATCTATGCCAATGCCGATACCTGGTCCTATCTCGAGCAGAAGTGTGGCAAGTTAGACGCTGACCAAAAGATAATCATGGAGCCGGGGGAACGGATTAGCTTTGGGGATGTCGATATTCTGAGTTTTCCTGTCAGTCATGACTCCATCAATGCACAGTTCTATGCCTTCCAAAAGGATGGTAAGCAATTCGCCATGATGACAGACCTAGGCTATGTTTCCGATCGTTTAGCTGGCCTGGTATACAATTCTGATGCCTTAATGATTGAAAGTAACTATGATAATGATATGTTAAGAATGGGGAAGTATCCTTGGCGTTTAAAGCAAAGGATTTTTTCTGACCGGGGCCACCTGTCTAATGTCGAAACGGCGGAAGCCCTGACTAAAATGATAGGTGAGCGAACCAAACGGGTTTACCTGGGGCATATTTCCAGGGAAAATAACTTAAATGCCCTGGCCCTTGAGACCAATACGGCGATTTTAAAGGAGAACGGCCTAGGGGTGGGCTATGATTTTGACCTTTATGAGACCCACCATTACCAACCTACCGATCTATTTACCCTTTAA
- a CDS encoding S1C family serine protease translates to MPKEVNPDKNHNLKDDTKNAINSKWGTAIISGLIGAGLVGGVSAYANQDKVSENEVKTMVERQVNAESQNKSENKAQQGTQQASVEIQSDVSAVVDKVAGSVVSVVNLARPNNQVYDLFGFTQPSRNSDELKTASEGSGVIYKVHGDKAYIVTNNHVIKGSDALEIILADGTQVPVDLVGADPWTDLAVLAMPAEYAKTVAEFGDSSQLKVGEPAIAIGSPLGSDFASTVTSGIVSGLNRQVPTDLDEDGQSDWTVTAIQTDAAINPGNSGGALVNSAGQVIGINSMKISTAQVEGMGFAIPSNDVTTIISQLEKDGHVTRPGLGLRMASLYQFPLERQKQMLKLPEAVEDGVVVMEVDPNSPADQAGLKQYDVITRFGDHEIKDTTQLRQALYNSDPNGKVEIEYYRNGKKATTTIQLRPQDHHNA, encoded by the coding sequence ATGCCTAAAGAAGTTAATCCTGATAAAAATCATAATTTAAAAGATGATACGAAAAACGCTATCAATTCCAAATGGGGAACCGCTATTATCAGTGGCCTAATTGGTGCTGGTTTAGTGGGTGGGGTATCAGCCTACGCCAACCAAGATAAGGTTTCCGAAAATGAAGTGAAAACCATGGTGGAACGCCAGGTCAATGCCGAAAGCCAAAATAAGAGCGAAAATAAGGCCCAACAAGGGACCCAACAAGCCAGTGTGGAGATTCAATCTGATGTTTCTGCTGTGGTGGATAAGGTTGCCGGCTCGGTAGTTTCTGTGGTGAACTTGGCCCGTCCTAACAACCAAGTTTATGACTTATTTGGCTTTACCCAACCTAGCCGCAATAGTGATGAACTAAAAACCGCTTCAGAAGGTTCGGGTGTCATCTATAAGGTCCATGGCGATAAGGCTTATATCGTTACCAATAACCATGTGATTAAGGGGAGCGATGCCCTGGAGATTATCCTTGCTGACGGGACCCAAGTGCCAGTTGACCTGGTAGGTGCCGATCCTTGGACTGACCTGGCTGTCTTGGCCATGCCAGCTGAATATGCTAAAACCGTGGCAGAATTTGGGGATTCTTCCCAATTGAAGGTGGGGGAACCAGCCATTGCTATCGGTTCGCCACTAGGATCTGACTTTGCTTCAACGGTGACATCAGGTATTGTATCTGGCTTGAACCGGCAAGTACCAACCGACTTAGATGAAGACGGGCAAAGTGATTGGACCGTGACTGCTATTCAAACAGATGCCGCCATTAACCCAGGTAACTCAGGGGGTGCTTTGGTGAACTCTGCCGGCCAAGTGATTGGGATCAACTCGATGAAGATTTCCACCGCCCAAGTGGAAGGTATGGGCTTCGCCATCCCAAGTAATGACGTGACCACAATTATTAGTCAGTTAGAAAAAGATGGTCATGTAACCCGGCCAGGACTGGGACTACGCATGGCTAGTCTCTACCAATTCCCGCTGGAACGGCAAAAACAAATGCTGAAATTGCCTGAAGCGGTTGAGGACGGGGTAGTAGTGATGGAGGTCGACCCTAATTCTCCTGCCGACCAAGCAGGCTTGAAGCAGTATGATGTGATTACCCGCTTCGGCGACCATGAAATTAAAGATACGACCCAATTACGTCAAGCTCTCTATAATTCAGACCCTAATGGCAAGGTTGAAATTGAATATTACCGCAATGGTAAGAAAGCAACCACTACTATTCAACTCCGGCCTCAAGACCACCATAATGCCTAG
- a CDS encoding Lrp/AsnC family transcriptional regulator, protein MNKEKAHELLRLLEKDASLSDQTLADMLSLSKDEVVEMKAVLKDANILSGIQAMVNWDATDNEYASAMIEITVNLHKGVSYQQVADVISQYDEVEALYLMSGAYDYLVLTKRLPMHRISGFVNKLATLDHVQGTATHIVMQRYKDHGTQFKTKTDGRNRLVISQ, encoded by the coding sequence ATGAATAAAGAAAAAGCCCATGAATTATTACGCTTATTAGAAAAAGATGCCAGCCTAAGTGACCAAACCTTGGCCGACATGCTTTCCTTAAGCAAAGATGAAGTCGTAGAGATGAAGGCTGTGCTCAAAGACGCTAATATCCTCTCTGGCATCCAAGCCATGGTTAACTGGGATGCGACGGATAATGAGTATGCGTCAGCCATGATAGAAATCACAGTGAACTTGCATAAGGGCGTTTCCTACCAACAAGTCGCTGATGTGATTAGTCAGTACGATGAAGTAGAAGCCCTGTATTTAATGAGTGGAGCCTATGACTATCTAGTCTTAACCAAGCGTCTCCCCATGCATAGGATATCAGGTTTTGTCAATAAGCTAGCTACCCTGGACCACGTTCAAGGGACTGCTACCCATATTGTCATGCAACGCTATAAGGACCACGGAACCCAATTTAAGACGAAGACGGATGGTAGAAATCGGTTGGTGATTAGCCAATGA
- the rlmH gene encoding 23S rRNA (pseudouridine(1915)-N(3))-methyltransferase RlmH, translating to MRITILSVGKLKEKYLKQGIAEYQKRMQRYGKLEVIEVKDEPTPDNASDLENQQIIEKEGQRLLAKISPQAYVIVLAIKGQALSSEELAQQIDHCLTYGKSEIIFVIGGSLGTSSAVNKRADLLLSFGRMTLPHQLMRLVLSEQIYRAFRIIHHEPYHK from the coding sequence ATGCGGATTACCATTCTCAGCGTGGGAAAATTGAAAGAAAAATATTTGAAACAGGGGATTGCTGAGTACCAAAAACGAATGCAACGTTATGGGAAATTAGAAGTGATTGAGGTTAAGGATGAGCCCACTCCAGACAATGCCAGCGACTTGGAAAACCAGCAAATCATCGAAAAAGAGGGCCAACGCCTACTGGCTAAGATTTCTCCCCAGGCCTATGTCATTGTGCTTGCTATCAAGGGCCAGGCTTTAAGTTCGGAAGAATTGGCCCAGCAAATTGATCACTGCCTGACCTATGGCAAGAGCGAGATTATCTTTGTAATTGGTGGATCCTTGGGGACGAGTTCGGCTGTCAACAAAAGGGCTGATCTTTTACTCAGTTTTGGTCGGATGACCCTTCCCCATCAATTGATGCGTCTGGTGCTTAGCGAGCAAATTTACCGGGCCTTTCGCATTATTCACCACGAACCCTACCATAAATAA
- a CDS encoding pyridoxal phosphate-dependent aminotransferase has product MSQSISHKAVQLAPSGIRRFFEVANEIPDVISLGVGEPDFMTPMPIRQAAMQCIREGKTYYTANAGLMELRQAISQYIDVKHDLHYDPRSEIVVTVGGSEAIDMVCRAIINPGDEVICIDPSYVSYAPSIKLADGVVVPVTLRADRNFILTPEDLEAAITPQTKAMIINFPNNPTGASMSKEELAALVPVIEAHDLYVITDEIYSELNYNQEHLVSIAAFPGMKERTIYINGFSKSFAMTGWRLGYACAPHEIMEQMIKIHQFTIMAAPTISQYAGIVALRDCDHDVQVMRQSYQQRRNFLMARFKDMGLPCFEPQGAFYTFPDISEFGLSSEEFALKLLDEEKLAVVPGSAFGEGGEGHIRISYAYSLNELEAAVEKLNHFIQKLRQD; this is encoded by the coding sequence ATGAGTCAGTCAATCAGCCATAAAGCGGTCCAACTAGCCCCCTCTGGCATCCGCCGTTTCTTTGAAGTTGCCAATGAAATCCCTGATGTTATTTCTTTGGGGGTGGGGGAACCCGATTTTATGACCCCCATGCCTATCCGACAAGCAGCCATGCAATGTATTCGTGAGGGCAAAACCTACTATACAGCCAATGCCGGTTTGATGGAATTGCGTCAGGCCATTAGTCAATACATCGATGTCAAACATGACCTGCATTATGACCCCCGCTCAGAAATCGTGGTGACCGTGGGGGGAAGTGAAGCCATCGATATGGTGTGCCGGGCGATTATTAATCCTGGTGATGAGGTCATTTGTATTGATCCCAGCTACGTTTCTTATGCACCTTCAATTAAGCTAGCTGATGGTGTCGTTGTTCCCGTGACCTTAAGGGCTGATCGAAATTTTATTCTGACTCCGGAAGATTTAGAAGCCGCCATCACTCCTCAAACCAAGGCAATGATTATCAACTTCCCGAACAATCCTACTGGAGCAAGTATGTCTAAGGAAGAGCTGGCTGCCTTAGTTCCAGTGATTGAGGCTCATGATCTCTATGTCATCACTGATGAAATTTATTCTGAATTAAATTATAATCAAGAACACTTGGTGTCAATTGCTGCTTTTCCAGGAATGAAAGAGCGAACCATTTACATCAATGGTTTTTCTAAATCCTTTGCCATGACCGGTTGGCGTTTGGGCTACGCTTGTGCTCCTCATGAGATTATGGAACAAATGATAAAAATTCACCAGTTTACCATTATGGCTGCCCCAACCATTTCTCAATATGCAGGGATTGTCGCTCTAAGAGACTGCGACCATGATGTCCAAGTGATGCGGCAGTCTTACCAACAAAGGCGAAACTTTTTGATGGCCCGGTTTAAGGACATGGGCCTCCCTTGCTTTGAGCCCCAAGGAGCCTTTTATACTTTTCCCGATATTAGTGAATTTGGTCTCTCCAGTGAAGAATTTGCCTTGAAATTATTAGATGAAGAAAAATTAGCGGTTGTTCCTGGATCGGCTTTTGGCGAAGGTGGTGAAGGGCATATTCGTATCTCCTATGCCTATTCCTTGAATGAACTAGAAGCAGCGGTCGAAAAACTTAACCATTTTATCCAAAAACTCAGACAAGACTAG
- a CDS encoding putative glycoside hydrolase — MSKQEYRRPPHRRRWLQISAALLCLLAVLLIIVFFNRDRFQNQSAQSSQTNNTNQVAKAEKAEVSDQELQINEGNQALLRVPSVKPERFYKASQVNIAYPKEGVRGIYLSAHGMGTPSILERNINLLDSTGLNSVVIDVKSDWGSIATQLPTDNDLVKKNEEITFNGQEMMQTFEEKQIYPIARITTFKDTYAAKAHPDWSFKKSNGEIWSDAGGQTFLNPYNKDVWAYVVDVAKGAAELGFKDIQFDYVRFPEGFENFGTSLVYDMGDYAHYGKDSVEGRCQAITDFLAYAQKELRPYGVDVSADIFGYVTTIGSAPGIGQDFTDIANTIDVVSSMIYPSHWSNGDFGFTAPDLEPYGVVDNYMDVEDLRLENIGGDHAHSRPWLQAFTASYLANGTYQEYTNVEIEEQIQALRDHGVYEYLLWNAANDYPSNVDY, encoded by the coding sequence TTGTCTAAGCAAGAATATCGTCGCCCTCCCCATAGAAGACGTTGGTTACAGATTTCTGCTGCTTTATTGTGTTTATTAGCCGTCCTCTTAATTATTGTTTTCTTTAACCGCGATCGCTTTCAAAATCAATCAGCCCAGTCTTCACAGACCAATAACACTAACCAAGTCGCTAAGGCAGAAAAAGCGGAGGTTAGCGACCAAGAATTACAAATCAATGAAGGTAACCAGGCCTTACTCCGAGTGCCCAGTGTTAAACCCGAACGCTTCTACAAGGCCAGTCAGGTCAACATTGCCTACCCTAAAGAAGGGGTTCGTGGCATCTACCTGTCTGCCCACGGTATGGGGACACCAAGTATTTTGGAGCGTAACATTAACTTACTTGATTCCACTGGCTTGAACAGTGTCGTCATCGATGTCAAGTCTGACTGGGGCTCAATCGCTACCCAGTTGCCAACCGATAATGACTTAGTTAAGAAAAATGAAGAAATTACCTTTAATGGTCAAGAAATGATGCAAACCTTTGAAGAGAAGCAAATTTATCCAATTGCCCGCATCACCACCTTCAAGGATACCTATGCTGCCAAAGCCCACCCTGATTGGTCCTTTAAGAAATCCAATGGTGAGATTTGGTCTGATGCCGGTGGCCAAACCTTCCTGAACCCTTATAACAAAGATGTTTGGGCCTATGTGGTCGACGTGGCTAAGGGCGCTGCTGAACTTGGCTTCAAGGATATCCAATTCGACTATGTCCGTTTCCCTGAAGGTTTTGAAAACTTTGGAACCAGCCTGGTTTACGACATGGGAGATTATGCGCATTATGGTAAAGATAGTGTCGAAGGCCGCTGCCAAGCCATCACCGACTTCTTAGCCTATGCTCAAAAAGAGCTCCGTCCCTATGGTGTCGATGTCTCAGCTGATATCTTCGGTTATGTCACCACCATTGGTTCAGCCCCAGGCATCGGTCAAGACTTTACCGACATTGCCAATACGATCGATGTGGTTTCTTCCATGATTTATCCGAGTCACTGGAGTAATGGTGACTTTGGCTTCACTGCACCTGACCTGGAACCTTACGGAGTTGTTGATAACTATATGGATGTCGAAGACCTTCGCTTAGAAAATATCGGTGGCGACCATGCCCATTCCCGTCCTTGGTTACAGGCCTTTACCGCTAGCTACTTAGCTAATGGAACTTACCAAGAATACACCAATGTTGAAATCGAAGAGCAAATCCAAGCCCTCCGTGACCATGGTGTTTACGAGTACCTACTCTGGAATGCCGCTAACGACTACCCAAGTAATGTCGATTACTAA
- a CDS encoding YkyA family protein: MVKKLGLLLVMVFTLVACGKQPAEQSALENIETITSQLNQIQAQESELQSHFETDISQDSSLSRLGDKNSQTGKNLKLREEATQKAIKELTALKQVSEKVEDEGLRQSLNETASQVEQYLNDYQNFLEEEDQYYQEIGEKDATIDTFEDTMAALNEKHVNLQNQLKNLESQLEKSRQALQDAKNKDQALAGPYTHKGGYDFV, encoded by the coding sequence ATGGTAAAGAAATTGGGACTATTGCTAGTCATGGTCTTTACTCTGGTCGCCTGTGGCAAACAGCCTGCCGAACAGTCGGCCCTAGAAAATATTGAAACCATTACTAGCCAACTGAATCAGATTCAAGCTCAGGAATCTGAACTGCAAAGTCACTTTGAAACAGATATCAGCCAGGACTCTTCGTTGAGTCGCTTGGGAGACAAAAATAGTCAAACAGGGAAGAACCTCAAACTACGCGAAGAAGCCACCCAAAAAGCCATCAAGGAGCTAACTGCCTTAAAACAAGTCAGTGAAAAAGTGGAAGATGAGGGCTTGCGCCAATCTCTCAATGAAACCGCAAGTCAAGTGGAACAATACCTCAATGACTATCAAAACTTCTTAGAAGAAGAAGACCAATATTATCAAGAAATTGGCGAAAAGGACGCCACCATCGACACCTTTGAGGATACCATGGCGGCCCTTAATGAAAAACATGTCAATTTGCAAAACCAATTAAAGAATTTAGAAAGTCAGCTAGAAAAGAGCCGTCAAGCCTTGCAAGATGCAAAAAACAAAGACCAAGCCCTAGCTGGCCCGTACACTCACAAAGGAGGTTATGACTTTGTCTAA
- a CDS encoding DUF1002 domain-containing protein, with product MNQLKRGLLAVLACLMAIALFIPQTSAQAAIKESIFTYGESLNQSQFQETQKLLGVDANARAVQVNINELNGLLHDNYPYYQVYSSAYIAPAKHSGVNVEIVTPKTITAITPLQYENAALTAGATNVDIKVASAVQVDGSGALAGVYKAFQDSGQALDGKAVSVAQEELQTASTITKENQNKENYSDETLNAAIADMKNQIQQAKEQNGGSIDGNTIQVIVNNVINNYNLNGVLSEENIQQLRDLMTKFSQIELTEEQKNALSNFGQTLKEKSGQLVDSAKSAWDNMDETDKNGITDFFHSLWQSLLGIWDSIFGTSYAQNNQGQ from the coding sequence ATGAATCAATTGAAACGTGGGCTCTTGGCCGTACTCGCTTGCCTAATGGCCATCGCCCTCTTCATTCCCCAAACAAGTGCCCAGGCAGCTATCAAAGAATCTATTTTTACTTATGGTGAGTCCCTCAACCAAAGCCAATTCCAAGAGACTCAAAAGCTCTTAGGGGTTGATGCCAATGCCCGGGCTGTCCAAGTGAATATTAATGAATTAAATGGCCTATTACATGATAATTACCCCTACTACCAAGTTTATTCATCCGCTTATATTGCCCCAGCCAAGCACAGTGGGGTTAACGTAGAAATCGTCACTCCAAAGACTATTACTGCCATTACGCCCTTACAATATGAGAACGCAGCCCTAACAGCCGGAGCAACCAATGTTGATATTAAAGTCGCTTCCGCTGTTCAAGTGGACGGTTCCGGTGCCTTGGCAGGTGTCTATAAAGCCTTCCAAGACAGCGGCCAAGCCTTAGATGGCAAGGCAGTTTCTGTCGCCCAAGAAGAATTACAAACCGCTTCAACCATTACTAAGGAAAACCAAAACAAAGAAAACTATTCCGACGAAACCTTGAATGCTGCCATCGCTGATATGAAAAACCAGATCCAACAAGCCAAGGAACAAAATGGTGGATCGATCGATGGCAATACCATCCAAGTCATCGTGAATAACGTCATCAATAATTACAATCTTAATGGCGTCCTTTCTGAAGAAAACATTCAACAATTACGGGACCTCATGACCAAATTTAGCCAAATCGAACTCACTGAGGAGCAAAAAAACGCTCTTTCCAACTTTGGACAAACCTTAAAAGAAAAGAGCGGCCAATTAGTGGATTCCGCAAAATCCGCTTGGGATAATATGGATGAGACTGATAAAAATGGAATTACCGATTTCTTCCACAGTCTCTGGCAAAGCCTCTTAGGCATCTGGGATTCAATCTTTGGCACTAGTTATGCCCAAAATAACCAAGGCCAATAA